One window from the genome of Podospora pseudocomata strain CBS 415.72m chromosome 6, whole genome shotgun sequence encodes:
- a CDS encoding hypothetical protein (EggNog:ENOG503P8IB; COG:S), which produces MRFLIPLAALFTLGNAAVVHEPDETVIFGQAGPDNKTFRLGFDLVPGSYQVGHHTWYSPYKITKITYSSPGNLAARDDHCYESVKIHDQTNLHSPQSKDCEVIYDRIVDPGTWTVLMWLQHQLVEYRTCAYGVTAFRSRSGKAIFAHIGNDDIRDVLRRTIDSYSKEFSPHGTRVQSWGQFVCKPYDAEVEWEIYYQKGFPDDE; this is translated from the exons ATGCGCTTTCTCATCCCTCTTGcggccctcttcaccctGGGCAACGCCGCTGTCGTCCACGAGCCAGACGAGACAGTCATTTTTGGGCAGGCCGGCCCCGACAACAAGACCTTCCGGCTTGGCTTCGACCTCGTCCCGGGCAGCTACCAAGTCGGCCACCACACCTGGTACAGCCCTTACAAGATCACCAAAATCACGTACTCTTCACCAGGAAACTTAGCAGCCCGCGATGACCACTGCTATGAGTCGGTCAAGATCCATGACCAGACCAACCTGCACTCACCCCAGAGCAAGGACTGCGAAGTCATCTACGACAGGATCGTCGACCCAGGCACTTG GACCGTTCTCATGTGGTTACAGCACCAGCTCGTCGAATATCGAACCTGCGCCTACGGTGTCACCGCTTTCCGGAGCCGCAGCGGCAAGGCCATTTTCGCCCATATTGGCAACGACGACATCAGGGACGTCTTGAGGAGGACTATCGATAGCTACAGCAAGGAATTCTCTCCTCATGGCACAAGAGTCCAGTCATGGGGCCAGTTTGTCTGTAAACCTTATGATGCCGAGGTGGAGTGGGAGATTTATTACCAAAAAGGATTTCCCGATGACGAATAG
- a CDS encoding hypothetical protein (CAZy:GH16; COG:I; EggNog:ENOG503NW22): protein MDHQQDYYGPGQPGTVNSSAAPTPRRPGSLNDPDGRNPFGDGVESQASQRSVNNGNPFSSPSASRPPSSFDSSSAMGARYEDRGQRYFHSRRVRKGEVEKPWTKTVDPKEKWVTILPVIGIVIGLGISGLLVWDGMRSVVKHKYCPVLEEDFSRGFNSDVWMKEVQLGGFGNGEFDMTTAGDENVFVQDGKLIIKATLTDDKYILQNHTINLIDDGTCTSTEFKHCVAVTNTNNGNSSIVPPVKSGRINTKPGAAIKYGRVEVTAKLPEGDWLWPAIWMMPVKDTYGAWPASGEIDIVESRGNNYTYPQGGNNIMSSALHWGPSPAQDSWWRTNVKRPALHTTYSAGFNTFGLEWSQKYLFTYVNSRLLQVLYTNFDTRLWERGNFPSADSNGTWIRNPWEQGGQNAPFDQKFFLILNVAVGGTNGWFEDGVNGKPWLDSSENARKNFWEARNQWLPTWKSPQMEVSKVIMWQQCNGDEGDL from the exons ATggatcaccaacaagacTACTATGGCCCTGGCCAACCAGGCACCGTGAACTCGAGCGCCGCCCCAACACCACGACGTCCGGGCTCGCTGAACGACCCAGACGGACGGAACCCCTTTGGCGATGGTGTCGAGTCCCAGGCTTCCCAGAGATCAGTCAACAATGGCAACCCATTCTCCAGCCCGTCGGCATCCCGCCCACCGAGCAGCTTCGactcttcctcggccatggGAGCCCGCTATGAGGACAGGGGACAGCGCTACTTTCACTCGAGGCGAGTACGCAAGGGCGAGGTGGAGAAGCCGTGGACCAAGACGGTTGATCCCAAGGAAAAGTGGGTGACGATTCTGCCCGTGATCGGTATCGTTATCGGGTTGGGAATTTCGGGCTTGTTGGTGTGGGACGGCATGCGCAGTGTGGTCAAGCACAAGTACTGCCCAGTGTTGGAGGAAGACTTTAGCCGGGGCTTCAACTCTGACGTCTGGATGAAGGAGGTGCAGCTGGGCGGGTTCGG CAATGGCGAGTTTGACATGACTACTGCGGGCGACGAGAACGTCTTTGTTCAGGATggcaagctcatcatcaaggcgACCCTGACCGATGACAAGTACATCTTGCAGaaccacaccatcaacctcatcgaTGACGGTACTTGCACATCCACCGAGTTCAAGCACTGCGTTGctgtcaccaacaccaacaacggcaacTCGAGCATTGTGCCCCCTGTGAAGTCGGGCCGTATCAATACCAAACCGGGTGCCGCCATCAAGTATGGCCGTGTCGAAGTTACTGCCAAGCTTCCCGAGGGTGACTGGCTCTGGCCCGCCATCTGGATGATGCCCGTCAAGGACACCTATGGAGCCTGGCCTGCGTCTGGCGAGATCGACATTGTGGAAAGCCGCGGCAACAACTATACCTACCCACAAGGTGGCAACAACATCATGTCCTCTGCTCTTCACTGGGGTCCTTCCCCCGCCCAGGACTCGTGGTGGCGCACCAACGTCAAGCGCCCCGCGCTCCACACGACCTACTCTGCCGGGTTCAACACCTTCGGTCTCGAATGGTCGCAGAAGTACCTCTTCACCTATGTCAACTCGCGGCTCCTCCAGGTTCTCTACACCAACTTTGACACTCGGCTCTGGGAGCGCGGCAATTTCCCCAGCGCCGACTCCAACGGAACCTGGATCCGCAACCCCTGGGAACAGGGCGGGCAGAACGCTCCCTTTGACCAAAagttcttcctcatcctcaacgtTGCCGTCGGCGGCACCAACGGCTGGTTCGAGGACGGTGTCAATGGCAAGCCCTGGCTGGACTCTTCCGAGAACGCCAGGAAGAACTTTTGGGAGGCCAGAAACCAGTGGCTTCCCACATGGAAATCCCCGCAGATGGAGGTCAGCAAGGTCATCATGTGGCAGCAGTGCAACGGTGACGAGGGTGATTTGTAG
- a CDS encoding hypothetical protein (CAZy:GH3; COG:G; EggNog:ENOG503NVBN) has protein sequence MAHDESAQGLLKESSTRRSRSSDRGDNAAFDSDSDLDATDYIDREAARPTRRSPTASFEPNTKGKKRSCSCLFTTLGRRSKCCIGVLAGMGILWVLLTATGVFVYRKAQEEPPYGQSPPWYPTPKGGIAASWADSYAKASKMVSKMTLAEKVNVTTGTGWEMGLAVGTNAPAIHVGFPQLQLQDGPLGIRFADNITAFPAGITVGATWNRQLMYARGKAHAIEARQKGINVLLGPCVGPLGRMPAGGRNWEGFGADPYLQGIAGAETVKGIQSEGVMATIKHFVANEQEHFRQPWEWGLPHAISSNIDDRTLHELYAWPFGDAVKAGVASVMCSYNQVNNSYACGNSKLLNGILKDELGFQGFVMSDWLAQHSGVGTALAGLDMTMPGDGLGWADGKSLWGPELSRAVLNGSVPLERLNDMVTRIVAAWYQLGQDDEKKFPRKQPNFSSWTDEEKGVMSPGSPTEQEQVVVNQFVNVQANHSVIAREVAAEGTVLLKNEDLLPISRQGLSDERLRARRDAVERATGKRSEGKFKVGIFGEDAGPGNGPNACKDRGCNQGTLGSGWGSGAVEFPYLVSPVEALRKQFDKSKVELSEFLDNKASFGKGDGSLNDLELCIVFANADAGEGFTKWADVSGDRPDLRLQNNGDDLIVKVASSCGGGTGDVVVVIHAVGPVLVEDWIDTPNVKALLFANLPGQESGNALAEILFGDTNPSGHLPFTIGRTLEDYGAGGKVLYLPNGVVPQQDFKEGLYIDYRHFDKYNIEPRFEFGFGLSYTTFKFDNIVVIPQRRKTQYPLRRPNPAAEPPSYSTDIPSKEEAIFPPEIRRLEKYVYPYLDSTDDIEVGQYPYPDGYDQQPPLSEAGGDEGGNPDLWSNYVVVNVDVINDGPVAGAAVPQLYLQYPETESETDFPVRVLRGFDKVHLKPGEKKTVKFNLTRRDLSYWDVVAQNWVMVTEGPYEFSVGLSSRDLSISGTW, from the exons ATGGCCCACGACGAGAGCGCCCAAGGACTCCTCAAGGAGTCCTCCACCAGACGGTCTCGCTCCAGCGATCGCGGTGATAACGCTGCTTTTGACTCCGACTCGGATCTCGACGCTACCGATTACATTGACCGCGAAGCTGCCCGCCCAACGAGACGATCGCCGACCGCTTCCTTCGAGCCAAACacaaaaggcaaaaaaaGATCGTGCTCGTGCCTTTTCACAAcgctggggaggagaagcaagTGCTGTATCGGCGTGTTGGCAGGGATGGGCATTCTTTGGGTGCTTCTGACAGCAACCGGGGTCTTTGTCTACAGAAAGGCCCAAGAAGAGCCACCGTACGGACAGTCGCCGCCCTGGTATCCCACACCGAAAGGAGGCATTGCTGCTTCCTGGGCTGATAGCTATGCCAAGGCTTCCAAGATGGTGTCGAAAATGACATTGGCGGAAAAGGTGAATGTCACCACCGGCACGGGGTGGGAGATGGGCTTGGCTGTCGGCACGAATGCCCCGGCCATTCATGTGGGCTTCCCGCAGTTGCAACTGCAGGATGGACCCCTGGGCATCAGATTTGCAGACAACATCACCGCCTTTCCTGCTGGCATCACGGTCGGCGCGACGTGGAACAGGCAACTGATGTACGCGAGGGGCAAGGCTCATGCCATTGAGGCGCGGCAAAAGGGGATCAATGTCTTGCTTGGGCCTTGCGTGGGACCGCTAGGCAGGATGCCAGCAGGTGGTCGCAACTGGGAGGGCTTTGGTGCAGACCCCTACCTCCAGGGCATTGCTGGCGCCGAGACGGTGAAGGGAATCCAGAGCGAGGGCGTCATGGCGACGATCAAGCATTTTGTGGCCAACGAGCAGGAGCACTTCCGCCAGCCGTGGGAGTGGGGACTTCCTCATGCCATCAGCTCCAACATCGACGACCGCACCTTGCATGAGCTGTACGCCTGGCCATTTGGCGATGCTGTCAAGGCTGGTGTGGCCTCCGTCATGTGCAGTTACAATCAGGTCAACAACTCGTATGCATGCGGCAACAGCAAGCTCCTGAACGGCATCTTGAAGGACGAGTTGGGCTTCCAAGGCTTCGTGATGAGTGACTGGCTGGCCCAGCACTCTGGTGTCGGCACGGCGCTTGCTGGCTTGGATATGACAATGCCCGGTGACgggttgggctgggctgACGGTAAATCGCTTTGGGGTCCAGAGCTGTCCAGAGCTGTTTTGAACGGAAGTGTGCCCCTGGAGCGGCTGAACGACATGGTGACCCGTATCGTGGCCGCCTGGTACCAGCTCGGACAGGATGACGAGAAGAAGTTTCCCAGGAAGCAGCCCAATTTCTCGTCCTGGACAGATGAAGAGAAGGGCGTGATGTCTCCAGGCAGCCCAACCGAGCAAGAGCAAGTGGTTGTCAACCAGTTTGTCAATGTGCAGGCAAATCATTCGGTCATTGCGAGGGAGGTCGCGGCTGAAGGCACGGTCTTGCTCAAGAATGAGGATTTGCTGCCCATCAGTCGTCAGGGGCTGAGTGACGAAAGGCTCAGGGCTAGAAGGGATGCTGTCGAGCGTGCCACCGGGAAGCGCAGCGAAGGAAAGTTCAAGGTAGGCATCTTTGGCGAGGATGCAGGGCCGGGCAACGGCCCAAATGCATGCAAGGACCGCGGTTG TAACCAAGGCACGCTTGGTTCGGGCTGGGGTTCCGGTGCTGTCGAGTTCCCCTACCTTGTGTCACCTGTAGAGGCGCTGCGGAAGCAGTTTGACAAGTCCAaagtcgagctctccgaaTTTCTGGACAACAAGGCGTCTTTCGGCAAGGGTGACGGCAGTCTGAATGATCTGGAACTGTGCATCGTCTTTGCCAATGCCGATGCCGGGGAGGGTTTCACCAAATGGGCGGATGTCAGCGGCGATCGTCCCGACCTGCGGCTTCAAAACAACGGCGACGACCTAATCGTCAAGGTTGCCTCCAGCTGTGGCGGTGGCACTGGCGATGTCGTTGTTGTCATCCACGCCGTCGGACCTGTGCTTGTGGAAGATTGGATCGACACCCCGAACGTCAAGGCTCTGTTGTTTGCCAATCTCCCCGGCCAAGAGTCTGGGAATGCTCTGGCAGAGATACTCTTCGGCGACACCAACCCATCTGGCCACCTGCCCTTCACCATCGGACGGACTCTGGAAGACTACGGCGCCGGTGGCAAGGTGCTCTATCTTCCCAACGGAGTGGTGCCTCAGCAGGACTTCAAAGAAGGACTGTACATTGACTATCGTCACTTTGACAAGTACAACATTGAGCCCAGGTTTGAGTTTGGCTTTGGGCTCAGTTACACAACCTTCAAGTTTGACAATATTGTGGTCATCccccagaggaggaagacgcaGTATCCCCTGCGCAGACCGAACCCTGCTGCTGAGCCTCCCAGCTACTCAACCGACATCCCCAGCAAGGAAGAGGCAATCTTTCCGCCCGAGATTCGCAGGCTGGAAAAGTACGTCTATCCGTATCTGGACAGCACAGATGATATCGAAGTGGGCCAGTACCCTTACCCTGACGGGTATGATCAGCAGCCACCCCTGAGCGAGGCTGGCGGTGACGAGGGTGGGAATCCCGACCTGTGGTCAAACTATGTTGTTGTGAATGTCGACGTGATCAATGACGGGCCGGTTGCGGGAGCGGCGGTGCCGCAGCTGTATCTGCAATACCCAGAAACCGAATCGGAAACCGACTTTCCCGTTCGCGTGCTGAGAGGCTTTGACAAGGTCCACCTCAAGcctggggagaagaagacggtcAAGTTCAACCTTACGAGGCGAGACCTGAGTTATTGGGATGTCGTGGCTCAGAATTGGGTCATGGTGACGGAGGGGCCGTACGAGTTTTCGGTCGGGTTGAGTTCACGAGATCTCTCCATCAGCGGGACTTGGTAA
- a CDS encoding hypothetical protein (MEROPS:MER0003537; EggNog:ENOG503P1HY; COG:S), which produces MDPTTYPPPPGQTRRYAPPTRSGTVRFRIPSSNDIAETSYSIWGNLSSKKVPLICVHGGPGIPHDYLLPISLISTDYTIPVVMYDQVGCGRSTHFSPHQYHPSFFTIDLFLAELDNLIRCLGITVYDLFGHSWGGMLISSHALTQPAGLRKLILCSTPSSMKTFVQVGVELRSFLPLEIQASLSDPLSPEHAAAAMELHRRHLCRVEPFFPEELMTSLHSLAENDTVHHAMNGGPSTPARVDINGSLKDWSVVSELGLVTEKTVPGGVLLINGYFDSAQDACVLPWFSKTKARVKWVQFALSSSTPHLEETDRFVSVVGRFLTTHS; this is translated from the coding sequence ATGGATCCCACCAcctaccctcctccaccaggcCAAACCCGCCGTTATGCTCCGCCGACAAGATCAGGAACCGTCCGCTTCCGcattccctcctccaacgacATCGCAGAGACATCCTACTCTATATGGGGCAACCTTTCCAGCAAAAAGGTTCCCTTGATCTGCGTCCATGGCGGCCCTGGCATCCCTCATGattacctcctccccatctcttTGATCAGCACCGACTACACCATACCCGTCGTGATGTATGATCAAGTTGGCTGCGGCCGCTCCACCCACTTTTCTCCGCACCAGTATCACCCAAGTTTCTTCACCATCGATCTTTTCCTCGCCGAGCTGGATAATTTGATTCGCTGCTTGGGCATCACCGTATACGATCTCTTCGGTCATTCCTGGGGTGGCAtgctcatctcctcccacgcCTTGACCCAGCCGGCCGGTCTCCGCAAGCTCATTCTGTGCTCTACCCCCTCCAGCATGAAAACATTTGTCCAGGTGGGCGTAGAACTGCGATCCTTTCTGCCACTGGAAATCCAGGCTTCGTTGTCCGACCCCCTGAGCCCAGAGCACGCCGCAGCAGCCATGGAGTTACACCGCCGTCATCTGTGTCGAGTTGAACCGTTCTTCCCAGAGGAACTCATGACTTCTTTGCATAGTCTTGCCGAGAATGACACTGTTCATCACGCCATGAACGGAGGCCCAAGCACACCCGCCAGGGTTGATATCAACGGTTCGCTCAAGGACTGGAGTGTGGTGTCTGAGCTAGGTCTGGTGACGGAAAAGACGGTCCCAGGTGGAGTGCTGCTGATAAACGGATACTTTGACTCGGCGCAAGATGCTTGCGTCCTGCCTTGGTTCTCCAAGACCAAGGCAAGGGTCAAGTGGGTGCAGTTTGCGCTCAGTTCGAGCACGCCCCATTTGGAGGAAACAGACAGGTTTGTCAgcgtggtggggaggtttcTGACGACGCATTCTTGA
- the DUR3 gene encoding urea active transporter (EggNog:ENOG503NUX6; COG:E), whose amino-acid sequence MDHAPADQEHIANATLGQGAGYGVVLGLGGAFAIGMIATTFILKRYNRELQTSEMFNTAGRTVKSGLVAAAVVSSWTWAATLLQSTGVCYRYGVSGPFWYASGATVQIILFATLAIELKRRAPNAHTYLEVIKARYGTVAHLVFMVFGVITNILVSLMLIVGGSATLNALTGMHTIAAIYLLPLGVIAYTMVGGLKATILTDWAHTFILLLIIIIFALTAYASHDLLGSPSAVYDLLVEAATRHPVDGNKEGSYLTMQSREGAIFFVINIVGNFGTVFLDNGYYNKAIAASPVHALPGYIIGGICWFAIPWLTATTMGLAGLALENNPRFPTYPDRMLDSDVSAGLVLPYAAVALLGKGGAMATLLIVFMAVTSAFSSQLIAVSTICTYDLYRAYFKPEASGKRLIYMSHCVVVGYGLFISTFSVGLWYAGISMGYLYVMMGVIISSAVLPATLALLWSGQNKWAAAGAPVLGLATSLTAWLVTSKKQCGELTVQCTGSNIPMLAGNVAALLSPVVFIAILTAIFGVDKYDWKSMLEIRRGDDHDLAQEAGVDLEDVNGGHEETQAEFEAEQSKLLKAGKISRWTTVILALAFLVLWPMPMYGSGYIFSKPFFTGWVTIGIIWIFGSFIGVGLFPVWESRATLTRTCKYIWKDLTGKSHIKTIHAQEAAVVGTPGDQTPPEKAGLKEEVRSS is encoded by the exons ATGGATCACGCTCCCGCCGATCAAGAGCACATCGCCAATGCCACGCTCGGCCAGGGCGCCGGCTATGGTGTCGTGCTGGGCCTGGGAGGTGCCTTTGCCATTG GCATGATCGCCACAACCTTCATCCTGAAGAGGTACAACAGGGAACTTCAGACATCTGAAATGTTCAACACAGCTGGCCGTACTGTCAAGTCCGGTCTCGTCGCCGCTGCCGTCGTCTCTTCGTGGACTTGGGCCGCTACCCTCCTTCAGTCCACCGGTGTTTGTTATCGCTATGGTGTCTCGGGTCCCTTTTGGTATGCCTCGGGCGCTACTGTCCAGATCATTCTCTTCGCTACTCTCGCCATCGAACTCAAACGCCGCGCCCCCAACGCACACACCTATCTCGAGGTCATCAAGGCCCGATACGGAACTGTGGCACACTTGGTATTCATGGTCTTTGGCGTGATAACCAACATTTTGGTCTCGCTCATGCTGATTGTCGGTGGCTCAGCCACCCTCAACGCCTTGACCGGGATGCACACCATTGCTGCCATTTACCTCCTGCCACTCGGTGTCATTGCCTACACCATGGTTGGTGGGTTGAAGGCTACCATCTTGACTGATTGGGCACACACCTTCATCTtgctgctcatcatcatcatctttgccCTGACAGCCTATGCCTCTCACGACTTGCTGGGCTCTCCCAGCGCTGTCTACGACCTGCTTGTCGAGGCTGCCACCCGTCACCCGGTTGACGGCAACAAGGAGGGCAGCTACTTGACCATGCAGTCCAGGGAGGGcgccatcttcttcgtcatcaacaTTGTTGGCAACTTCGGCACCGTCTTCCTTGACAACGGCTACTATAACAAGGCTATTGCTGCCTCGCCCGTGCACGCACTTCCCGGCTACATCATTGGCGGTATCTGCTGGTTCGCTATTCCCTGGctcactgccaccaccatggGTCTCGCCGGTCTTGCCCTCGAGAACAACCCTCGCTTCCCCACCTATCCTGACCGCATGCTCGACTCCGATGTGAGCGCTGGCCTAGTCCTCCCCTACGCCGCGGTTGCCCTTCTCGGCAAGGGCGGTGCCATGGCTACTCTGCTCATCGTCTTCATGGCTGTCACCAGCGCCTTTTCCAGTCAGCTGATTGCCGTGAGCACCATCTGCACCTACGATCTGTACCGCGCCTACTTCAAGCCCGAGGCCAGCGGCAAGAGACTGATCTACATGAGCCATTGCGTCGTCGTTGGCTATGGTTTGTTCATCTCCACTTTTTCGGTTGGTTTGTGGTATGCCGGCATCTCCATGGGTTATCTCTATGTCATGATGGGAGTCATCATCTCGTCGGCCGTCCTGCCCGCAACACTGGCCCTGCTCTGGTCTGGCCAGAACAAGTGGGCTGCCGCCGGCGCTCCCGTTCTCGGCCTTGCCACCTCGCTCACTGCCTGGCTCGTCACCTCCAAGAAGCAGTGCGGCGAGCTGACAGTCCAGTGCACTGGCTCCAACATCCCCATGTTGGCTGGCAATGTCGCCGCTCTGCTTTCCCCCGTCGTCTTCATCGCCATTCTCACCGCCATCTTTGGCGTTGACAAGTACGACTGGAAGTCCATGTTGGAGATCCGCAGGGGTGATGATCACGATCTCGCCCAAGAGGCTGGTGTCGACCTTGAGGATGTTAACGGCGGCCACGAGGAGACCCaggccgagtttgaggctGAGCAGTCCAAACTTCTCAAGGCTGGCAAGATCAGTAGATGGACCACCGTCATTTTG GCCCTTGCCTTCTTGGTTCTCTGGCCCATGCCCATGTACGGTAGCGGGTACATTTTCAGCAAGCCCTTCTTCACCGGTTGGGTCACGATTGGCATCATCTGGATTTTCGGCTCCTTCATTGGTGTCGGCTTGTTCCCTGTCTGGGAAAGCCGGGCCACCCTCACCAGGACATGCAAGTACATCTGGAAGGATTTGACCGGAAAGAGCCACATCAAGACCATTCACGCccaggaggctgctgttgttgggacCCCTGGTGATCAGACACCACCGGAAAAGGCCGggctcaaggaggaggtcagaTCCTCATAA
- a CDS encoding hypothetical protein (EggNog:ENOG503PQYK) produces the protein MKLLTMARAVLGLALAITASCAPAAKTYTGDSLIAEGFTEVSEGVYFRNTTTAPSVNGSSSGNELATQTHFCQISDYEGTTGDYSAKVDDCWQVYRNVAVDGEWVIRQGHQKVVASYGTCVFGITAHGGADVRIGNVDVHSALLESISQSARQYPGDNFQRIGAVGRFQCGWNFGDACIWGVYVR, from the exons ATGAAGCTTCTTACCATGGCCCGTGCCGTCCTCGGTCTCGCTcttgccatcaccgccagctGCGCTCCTGCTGCCAAGACCTATACCGGAGACAGCCTGATCGCCGAGGGGTTCACCGAGGTGTCCGAGGGCGTCTACTTCAGAAACACTACAACCGCCCCTTCTGTCAATGGGTCTTCCTCTGGCAATGAACTCGCGACTCAGACCCATTTCTGTCAAATTTCCGACTATGAGGGCACCACTGGAGACTACTCAGCCAAGGTCGATGATTGCTGGCAAGTCTACAGAAACGTTGCCGTAGATGGCGAGTG GGTCATCCGCCAGGGTCACCAGAAAGTGGTTGCTTCCTACGGCACCTGCGTGTTCGGTATCACGGCCCACGGTGGCGCAGACGTCAGGATTGGCAACGTGGATGTTCACAGCGCCCTCCTTGAGTCCATCAGCCAGTCCGCCCGCCAATACCCCGGGGATAATTTCCAAAGGATCGGCGCTGTGGGTCGCTTCCAGTGTGGCTGGAATTTTGGCGATGCTTGTATCTGGGGGGTCTACGTCCGTTAG
- a CDS encoding hypothetical protein (COG:B; EggNog:ENOG503NVQ1), whose translation MAIVEDEKSEVFLLQLYHQVEMMEDILIPGGILIIKDPYLKLTADGRHGLRVDHVSDVVFLLAHDKRVPSCWHSELTNPQLKSADFWKTKGKEFFGQSRYQAAVEHYTRALVSSPRADECHIIKLNRSLAFLRTNSSDAALVDVNSVLEVANGKTKEKALFRKAQALYSLQSYRECCEALKALCLDYPDNAAAKVKLSEAVSRLAEHTTGKYQFKKLHAEAARLRPPQLDHATYIGPVEIRQSGSRGRGLFTTKAVKTGDLLFYERAFAYAFHEGEGTSGDSSRLMMNLLIDVNANSFTSVAQPELITMLVQKLYRNPSLTSAVKGLHCGSYSPVQGTFDIIDGMPVIDS comes from the exons ATGGCCATTGTGGAGGACGAAAAGAGCGAGGTTTTTTTGCTCCAGCTCTATCATCAGGttgagatgatggaagacATTCTTATCCCTGGCGGAATATTGATCATCAAAGACCCATACCTGAAGCTCACCGCTGATGGTCGGCACGGATTGCGCGTCGACCACGTCTCCGATGTTGTTTTCCTACTGGCGCATGACAAACGCGTTCCCTCCTGTTGGCACTCGGAGCTCACGAACCCCCAGCTCAAGAGCGCCGACTTTTGGAAAACAAAGGGAAAAGAATTTTTTGGTCAATCAAGATATCAGGCTGCAGTTGAACA TTACACCAGAGCTCTGGTTTCCTCCCCCAGAGCCGATGAGTgccacatcatcaagctcaaCCGATCCCTGGCATTTCTCAGAACCAACAGCTCTGATGCAGCTCTTGTGGATGTCAACTCTGTGTTGGAGGTTGCCAACGGCAAGACCAAGGAGAAAGCTCTGTTTCGCAAAGCCCAGGCACTGTACAGCCTCCAGAGTTATCGGGAGTGTTGTGAGGCTCTCAAAGCCCTTTGCCTTGACTACCCCGACAATGCAGCAGCCAAGGTTAAACTCAGCGAGGCAGTGAGTCGGCTTGCTGAACATACCACCGGTAAATACCAGTTCAAGAAGCTTCATGCAGAGGCTGCTCGCCTTCGCCCGCCTCAGCTCGACCATGCAACCTACATTGGCCCCGTCGAGATTCGTCAGTCTGGATCCCGTGGGAGGGGCcttttcaccaccaaagcagTCAAGACAGGTGATCTTTTGTTTTATGAAAGGGCGTTTGCATACGCATTTCATGAGGGTGAGGGAACCAGCGgcgacagcagcaggctgATGATGAATCTCCTGATTGACGTCAATGCCAACAGCTTCACCTCTGTAGCCCAGCCGGAACTCATCACCATGCTCGTGCAAAAGCTTTACCGGAATCCCTCTCTGACTTCTGCGGTCAAGGGCCTCCACTGCGGCTCATATTCGCCCGTTCAGGGCACCTTTGACATCATTGACGGAATGCCAGTCATTGACTCGTGA
- a CDS encoding hypothetical protein (COG:Z; EggNog:ENOG503P4QK), whose product MSGVNSPEVLAAYDSIRSDKEEQNWLLLSYGATGNKLQLTATGTGGLSELTAQLDDTQVQYAYVRVEYANDAESKRVKFAFVVWIGENAKVMKKARASIEAGDVKKVLSHYSVELTANDKGDLNEDEVVKRLRKAGGADYNGGRG is encoded by the coding sequence ATGTCAGGCGTCAACTCTCCCGAAGTCCTCGCCGCCTACGACTCTATCCGTTCCGACAAGGAAGAACAAAACTGGCTTCTGTTGTCGTACGGCGCGACGGGCAACAAGCTGCAGCTGACAGCCACGGGCACCGGCGGCCTTTCAGAGCTCACGGCCCAGCTCGACGACACCCAGGTGCAGTACGCATACGTCCGAGTGGAATACGCAAACGATGCCGAGAGCAAGAGGGTCAAGTTTGCCTTTGTGGTCTGGATTGGCGAGAACGCCAAGGtcatgaagaaggcgagggcgagCATCGAGGCCGGCGACGTCAAGAAGGTGCTGAGCCACTACAGCGTCGAGCTGACGGCCAACGACAAGGGCGACTTgaacgaggacgaggttgtcaagagGCTGCGGAAGGCTGGAGGGGCCGACTACAACGGTGGAAGGGGATAA